The DNA region GCCGGCCGCTGACGCTCAGGCTTTGCGCGCGGTCACCGCGATCCGCGTCAGGTTGGCCGGGAACTCGGCGGGCGTCAGACGCAGGGTGTGAACGTCCACGAAGCCGAGACGTTCCAGCCGGCGGCGCACCTCGCCGGTGGTGTACGGCCGGAAACGGTAGAGCCGGCCGAGCATCGCGCTCGACGGGCCCGGGCGCATGCCGAGATTGAGGAAGAGGCCGCCCGGCCGCAGGAGCCGGGCCAGGCGCTCCAGCACCGCGTCCAGCGGCACGTGCTCGAGCGCCGCGCCCACCATCACCGCGTCGAAGCTGCGCGGCGCGAGCACGATCGCCTGGCCGGTGTCGATGCGGGTCAGTACCGCGGGCGCGCGCAGATCGCCGTGGGCCACGGTCAGCCGATGCCGGAGGTCGCCGAGGCGGCGCGCCCGACGCGCGAGCACGGCCAGCATCTGCCGGTCGATGTCGAAGGCCACGACCTCGGAGCCCGGGAAGTGCCGCAGGAACCACAGCCCGTTGAGGCCGGTGCCCGCGCCCGCGTCGAGCGCGCGCGGACGGGGCGGCAGGCACCAGTCGACCCGCTCGAGAAACTGCTCCACCGCGCGCGTGAAGCCGAAGAGGCGCAGCGAGCTGTCGTACAGCCCGGCGATGCGTCCGTACGTGAAGGGCTGGCCGCGCGGCGGGCGGGCGTGGCGAGCACGGCCAGCACGCACCCGCCTCACGTCAGCGCGCGGCGGGTGGCGATCACGTGGGTGGCGCGGCCGGGCGTCATGGCGAGCAGCGTACCACCGTCACCCGGTTTCGCGGCGCGGCCGGGTAGACCATACTCAGACACCACCCTCGTGAGCCGCCCGGGGGCGCACCGGATGCCGAGCCGCTCCCGCTTCGATCAGGTCGTCGCCGCCATGAGCGTGCAGGTCGACACCATCCGCGCGCTGCGCGCGGGCGCGCGGCGCGCCCGCGATCCGGAAGCCGTCCACCGGATGCGCGTGGCCGTGCGCCGGCTGCGCGCCATCCTGCGCGCGAGACGCCCGGTCGTCGCTCGACGGTCGGACGAGGAAGGCGTCGACCGGCTGCGCCGGGAGCTCAAGTGGCTCGGGATCGCGCTCGGGCAGGTTCGCGACCTCGACGTGCTGCGGGCCCATCTGCGATCGCTCCGTGTCGACGCCCGCGCGGGCGGCCGCGCCGCCCACGGCCGCCTGCTGCGGCACATCCGGGCGGACCGCGCTCGCGCGGTGACGGCGCTGCGCGCCGCGCTGGACGGTCGCCGCTACGCGCGGCTCCTCGCGCGGCTCGATGCCACGCTCGCCGCCGCACGCGAGCGGACGGAAGACGTCTCGCTTCCCGACGTCGCGGCCGAGGAGTTCGCGCGGCTGCGCCGGGCGGTCAAGCGGCTGCCGAAGCACCCGAGCGCCGCCGAGCTGCACGAGATCCGGATCAAGGTGAAGCACGCGCGCTACGCGGCCGAGCTCGCGCAGCCGGACGTGGGACGTCGCGCCGAGCGCTTCGTCGCGAAGGCCAAGGCGCTCCAGGACATCCTCGGCGCGCATCAGGACGCGGTGGTCGCCGAGCGATACGTCCTACGCGCGGCCGGCCAGGCGCCCGGAGCCCGGGCCTTCGCCCGACAGATCGCGGCGCGGCAGGAAGAGCGGCGGGGCGAGGCACGAGCGGCCTTCATCGAGCAGTGGCCCAAGCTCAAGCGCCGCGGACGGCGCGCGTGGGAGTAGATCCGCGCGCAGTCGGGCCGGGCCACTACGCGCGGACTGCCG from Candidatus Methylomirabilota bacterium includes:
- a CDS encoding CHAD domain-containing protein, which gives rise to MPSRSRFDQVVAAMSVQVDTIRALRAGARRARDPEAVHRMRVAVRRLRAILRARRPVVARRSDEEGVDRLRRELKWLGIALGQVRDLDVLRAHLRSLRVDARAGGRAAHGRLLRHIRADRARAVTALRAALDGRRYARLLARLDATLAAARERTEDVSLPDVAAEEFARLRRAVKRLPKHPSAAELHEIRIKVKHARYAAELAQPDVGRRAERFVAKAKALQDILGAHQDAVVAERYVLRAAGQAPGARAFARQIAARQEERRGEARAAFIEQWPKLKRRGRRAWE
- a CDS encoding class I SAM-dependent methyltransferase, producing MRAGRARHARPPRGQPFTYGRIAGLYDSSLRLFGFTRAVEQFLERVDWCLPPRPRALDAGAGTGLNGLWFLRHFPGSEVVAFDIDRQMLAVLARRARRLGDLRHRLTVAHGDLRAPAVLTRIDTGQAIVLAPRSFDAVMVGAALEHVPLDAVLERLARLLRPGGLFLNLGMRPGPSSAMLGRLYRFRPYTTGEVRRRLERLGFVDVHTLRLTPAEFPANLTRIAVTARKA